In one Mobula hypostoma chromosome 17, sMobHyp1.1, whole genome shotgun sequence genomic region, the following are encoded:
- the LOC134357715 gene encoding chemokine XC receptor 1-like, protein MKNCLAKSENGLTVLRLKKPKMSLTVHYLDNYTYDYYDDNYDYSPLCEINEAIYFGEIFTQVLYSLIFIFTLIGNILVLWILIRYEKTKTITDIFILNLVASDLIFGCSLPFWTVDHTHGWIFGKAMCKIMSSIFFISYYSGILLLTLMTIDRYLVVVYPLFAVRSRRLCYGVVACLVVWCISFLATIPEMIFSDVLVKWDESLACESIYPMESEQMWQGMQCFQQNLLFFLIPFVVIVYCYSRILNTVVKCRARKKFKTVKVIFCIVTVFFVCWAPYNVVIFLLSLSDLNILTVVSCDVRSHLIFAFYICRDIAYFHCCLNPFFYALVGTKFRKHLKKVIYIYFPFQNFNRQSKHSLRSRYLSSSYEHSNSSGFNTI, encoded by the exons ATGAAGAACTGCTTGGCAAAGTCTGA GAATGGTCTCACAGTATTGCGATTGAAGAAACCAAAGATGTCACTTACAGTACATTACCTTGATAATTATACCTATGATTATTATGATGATAATTATGATTATTCTCCCTTATGTGAAATTAATGAAGCTATCTATTTTGGAGAAATTTTTACACAAGTCTTGTACAGCCTtatctttattttcaccttgattGGGAATATCTTAGTTTTGTGGATCCTGATAAGATACGAGAAGACAAAAACTATAACAGACATCTTTATTTTGAACCTGGTTGCCTCTGATCTGATTTTTGGCTGCTCACTTCCATTCTGGACTGTGGATCACACACATGGATGGATCTTCGGCAAGGCCATGTGCAAGATAATGAGTTCAATTTTCTTCATCAGCTACTACAGTGGGATCCTACTGCTGACATTGATGACTATAGACAGATACCTTGTGGTTGTTTACCCTCTGTTTGCTGTAAGAAGCAGGCGGCTCTGCTACGGTGTGGTGGCCTGCTTGGTAGTTTGGTGCATTAGCTTCTTAGCCACAATCCCAGAAATGATCTTTTCTGATGTCTTAGTTAAATGGGATGAAAGTTTAGCATGTGAAAGTATATATCCAATGGAAAGTGAGCAAATGTGGCAAGGGATGCAATGTTTTCAACAAAACCTTTTGTTCTTTTTGATCCCCTTTGTTGTTATTGTGTATTGCTACTCCAGGATTCTTAACACTGTTGTTAAATGCAGAGCCCGCAAGAAATTCAAAACAGTGAAGGTCATCTTCTGCATTGTGACAGTGTTTTTTGTTTGTTGGGCGCCATACAATGTGGTCATCTTCTTGCTGTCTTTGTCTGATCTCAATATCCTAACGGTTGTTTCGTGTGACGTCAGGAGCCATCTGATTTTTGCATTTTACATTTGTCGGGACATCGCttatttccactgctgtctaAATCCTTTCTTTTATGCTTTGGTGGGAACAAAGTTCAGGAAACATTTAAAGAAAGTAATATACATATATTTTCCTTTCCAGAATTTCAATAGGCAATCCAAGCACAGTCTCAGAAGTCGTTATTTGAGCAGTTCATATGAGCATTCTAATTCTTCTGGTTTTAACACTATctaa